Below is a window of Vibrio fortis DNA.
TTTCAGATACTCAACACGCATAAGAGCATTGGACTTAGGGCTAACAGGCTATGCAAAGAACCTAAATAATGGTGATGTTGAGGTGCTTGCAATCGGCAATAACACTAAAATTGAGGAGCTGCACACATGGCTTCATAAAGGACCAGATACTGCTAACGTAGATCGTGTAGAGGAGCAGGATGCTGCTGGTATAAAGATTGATGATACCAACAGCAAATACTTTCAAGTTCTTTGAAACGTGAAGTTGTTATTCAGTGAGTGATGATTGAAGCGCTTTATAAGCATTTTGCAGGTTTAGGAAGGCCAGCTAGCTTAGTTGCTTGCTTGGCTGGACCCTTTTTAAACAGCTTAAACAGGTACTTACTGTTGCCTTTTTCAGGGCCATGAGCTTTCTCCATTGCTTTTACAAGCATGCGGACAGCGGGAGATGTATTGAACTCTTCATAGAAATCACGGACGAAATGAACGACTTCTAGGTGAGCTTCGGTGAGTTCAATTCCTTCATCATCGGCCAGAATCTCGATCATTCCTTCTTCCCATTGCGTGTGGTCTAAAAGATAGCCTTGAGCGTCAGTTTCGATTTGTTTTCCGTTATATTCAAACAT
It encodes the following:
- a CDS encoding TusE/DsrC/DsvC family sulfur relay protein, coding for MFEYNGKQIETDAQGYLLDHTQWEEGMIEILADDEGIELTEAHLEVVHFVRDFYEEFNTSPAVRMLVKAMEKAHGPEKGNSKYLFKLFKKGPAKQATKLAGLPKPAKCL
- the yccX gene encoding acylphosphatase, translated to MDRSHRIFLVTGHVQCVGFRYSTRIRALDLGLTGYAKNLNNGDVEVLAIGNNTKIEELHTWLHKGPDTANVDRVEEQDAAGIKIDDTNSKYFQVL